The Limosilactobacillus panis DNA segment TTTCAAAGTACAAGCTCTGAGGGTAAACCCCTCAAAACTAAACAAAGTTTCAACTAATGTGTAGGTTCCGTTTTATTCCTTAGAAAGGAGGTGATCCAGCCGCAGGTTCTCCTACGGCTACCTTGTTACGACTTCACCCCAGTCATCTGCCCTGCCTTAGGCAGCTCCCTCCAAAATGGTTAGGCCACTGACTTTGGGCATTGCAAACTTCCATGGTGTGACGGGCGGTGTGTACAAGGCCCGGGAACGTATTCACCGCGGCATGCTGATCCGCGATTACTAGCGATTCCGACTTCGTGCAGTCGAGTTGCAGACTGCAGTCCGAACTGAGACCGGCTTTAAGAGATTTGCACACCCTCGCGGGTTAGCTGCTCGTTGTACCGGCCATTGTAGCACGTGTGTAGCCCAGGTCATAAGGGGCATGATGATCTGACGTCGTCCCCACCTTCCTCCGGTTTGTCACCGGCAGTCTCACTAGAGTGCCCAACTGAATGCTGGCAACTAGTAACAAGGGTTGCGCTCGTTGCGGGACTTAACCCAACATCTCACGACACGAGCTGACGACGACCATGCACCACCTGTCATTGCGTCCCCGAAGGGAACGCCTAATCTCTTAGGTTAGCGCAAGATGTCAAGACCTGGTAAGGTTCTTCGCGTAGCTTCGAATTAAACCACATGCTCCACCGCTTGTGCGGGCCCCCGTCAATTCCTTTGAGTTTCAACCTTGCGGTCGTACTCCCCAGGCGGAGTGCTTAATGCGTTAGCTGCGGCACTGAAGGGCGGAAACCCTCCAACACCTAGCACTCATCGTTTACGGCATGGACTACCAGGGTATCTAATCCTGTTCGCTACCCATGCTTTCGAGCCTCAGCGTCAGTTGCAGACCAGACAGCCGCCTTCGCCACTGGTGTTCTTCCATATATCTACGCATTCCACCGCTACACATGGAGTTCCACTGTCCTCTTCTGCACTCAAGTCGCCCGGTTTCCGATGCACTTCTTCGGTTAAGCCGAAGGCTTTCACATCAGACCTAAGCAACCGCCTGCGCTCGCTTTACGCCCAATAAATCCGGATAACGCTTGCCACCTACGTATTACCGCGGCTGCTGGCACGTAGTTAGCCGTGACTTTCTGGTTGAATACCGTCACTGCATGAACAGTTACTCTCATGCACGTTCTTCTTCAACAACAGAGTTTTACGAGCCGAAACCCTTCTTCACTCACGCGGTGTTGCTCCATCAGGCTTGCGCCCATTGTGGAAGATTCCCTACTGCTGCCTCCCGTAGGAGTATGGACCGTGTCTCAGTTCCATTGTGGCCGATCAGTCTCTCAACTCGGCTATGCATCATTGCCTTGGTAGGCCGTTACCCTACCAACTAGCTAATGCACCGCGGGTCCATCCTAAAGTGATAGCCGAAACCATCTTTGATACGAAAACCATGTGGTTTTCGTAGTTATGCGGTATTAGCACCTGTTTCCAAATGTTATCCCCCGCTTTAGGGCAGGTTGCCCACGTGTTACTCACCCGTCCGCCGCTCACTGGTAATCCATCGTCAAATCAGTGCAAGCACGTCATATCAGTTGGGCCAGTGCGCTCGACTTGCATGTATTAGGCACACCGCCGGCGTTCATCCTGAGCCAGGATCAAACTCTCATATAAAATATAAGAACTTGAATAGCTCTAATTCAAATTAATTAAGCGAATTGACTTCGCAAATGTTTTTGCTCCAATCACCGAAGTGATTAAAGACCCTACACATTTGATTCGTCGAAACTTTGTTCAGTTTTCAAAGGTCTACCAAGCTGCATTAAACAGCTTTTAAATTATATCATCTCATCAGTAACCAGTCAATAACTTTTTCAATCAAGCGATTAAATCAGTTAATCAATCAGTCTCTCGTGAGACAACTTTTATATGATAACAAAGAACCAAATCTCTGTCAACAACTGTTTTGAAAATAATTTGTTAAGAAAATAACAACTTCGCAACAGCAAGTAATAATATACCAAGGTCCAAGCAATTCGTCAACACTTTTTTAATAAAAAATCAAAATGTGTGCTGCAAATCATATAAGCAGTCATAAACCTCAATTGCTACAAGGTCAATATTGTCAAAACGGAACCGTTCGTAGGGGCGAAACCGGACAAACACGTACTCATCACTTCCCTGAACATAGGTGACCTCACACACCGGAATTCCAAATTACTCAAAGGTCCGCTTCTGCCTTTTCGCTGTCTGGTCATGCTTCATTGCATCTAAACGCCGAATAATCTGCACTAGCTGTGAATGCTCCACTGTCTCCTGTTCACCTCCAAAACAAAAGATGAGTAATGACCCCACTACTCATCTTGAATATCATGTTTAATTTTATCTGATTTAACTAGTAATGCAACCATTCCGGCAAACATTCCGAAGTAATAGGTTAATAACCGCCACAAAATCATCGCAAGAACTAACTTGCTTCCCGAGCCGATGAAGCTGGCAAAAAGTACCGAAAACGAGTACTCTGCTCCCCCAGCTCCACCAGGAATTGGAAAGAGGGAGATAATCATAAAGATCAACACGTGTAGGCTAATGACCATCACAAAATTAATATGGTGCACCCCGAGGGCCAGCATTATGAAATACGGGATTGCATAGTAGAAAAACAGTTGGCACAGAGTAACGATACATACCCGCCACATTTTA contains these protein-coding regions:
- a CDS encoding YkuJ family protein; the protein is MCEVTYVQGSDEYVFVRFRPYERFRFDNIDLVAIEVYDCLYDLQHTF